The Phoenix dactylifera cultivar Barhee BC4 unplaced genomic scaffold, palm_55x_up_171113_PBpolish2nd_filt_p 000951F, whole genome shotgun sequence genome contains a region encoding:
- the LOC103721422 gene encoding NDR1/HIN1-like protein 26, producing MSSAFQSPPQTQSRSNPRRSRHLVREGLLTRFAMCVCSVLLSLLFFAGLIVFILWLSLRPHRPRLYLSSFSAPAVAQPSAGLLNSPISFNVTDRNSNRKIGIYYDVVYGSVYYKERMVASGPVLNPFFQPPKNTTQVAGNLTGTAPAAGDALAAQLSGEAAAGRVEFRLDLKSLIRFKVKTWDTHHHTLHVECDLAVGSDGTLLAAYTNEKCSIYF from the coding sequence ATGTCGTCCGCGTTCCAGTCACCGCCCCAGACCCAAAGCCGGTCCAACCCCCGCCGGTCCCGGCACCTTGTCCGGGAGGGCTTGCTGACCCGGTTCGCCATGTGCGTCTGCTCCgttctcctctccctccttttcttcgCCGGCCTCATCGTCTTCATCCTCTGGCTCAGCCTCCGCCCCCACCGCCCCCGCCTCtatctctcctccttctccgcccCCGCCGTCGCCCAGCCGTCGGCCGGCCTCCTCAACTCGCCCATCTCCTTCAACGTCACAGACCGGAACTCCAACCGGAAGATTGGCATCTACTACGACGTCGTCTACGGCTCGGTCTACTACAAGGAAAGGATGGTCGCGTCCGGTCCGGTCCTGAACCCGTTCTTCCAGCCGCCCAAGAACACGACGCAGGTCGCCGGGAACCTCACCGGGACGGCGCCGGCGGCCGGGGACGCGCTGGCGGCCCAGCTGTCGGGTGAGGCGGCGGCTGGCCGGGTCGAGTTCCGGCTCGACTTGAAATCGCTCATCCGGTTCAAGGTGAAGACCTGGGACACGCACCACCATACCTTGCACGTCGAGTGCGACTTGGCGGTGGGTTCCGACGGAACCCTCCTGGCTGCCTACACGAACGAGAAGTGCTCCATCTACTTCTAG
- the LOC120107664 gene encoding protein NDR1-like: protein MSRSGGACIWLLVIVLFGFVILILWLILRPSAPSYAIVDLSIPNLNGTENTTILFGLEVSNPNLGGGVYYSDMNVTVYLFDENAGSMTMPSFYQGHQKTTSLRGRVDAGRRLSEAVVRAVANGTTKLTMGLVTRVRYKTLWWWSKVHGIVEQARVPVGKDGKVGRVKMHRISSRKPKSRTRRKRKSRILGG, encoded by the coding sequence ATGTCTCGCTCCGGCGGAGCCTGCATCTGGCTCCTCGTCATCGTCCTCTTCGGTTTCGTCATCTTAATTCTTTGGCTAATCCTCCGCCCCTCGGCCCCCTCCTACGCCATCGTCGACCTCTCCATCCCAAACTTGAATGGCACCGAGAACACCACCATCTTGTTCGGTCTCGAGGTCTCCAACCCCAACTTAGGTGGCGGAGTCTACTATTCCGATATGAACGTCACAGTGTATTTATTCGATGAGAATGCCGGGTCGATGACGATGCCTTCTTTCTATCAAGGTCATCAGAAGACTACTTCGCTGAGGGGAAGAGTGGATGCCGGCCGGAGGTTGAGCGAAGCAGTTGTGAGGGCCGTCGCCAATGGGACGACGAAGTTGACGATGGGGTTGGTGACGAGGGTGAGGTATAAGACCTTATGGTGGTGGAGTAAAGTTCATGGGATCGTCGAGCAAGCAAGGGTGCCGGTTGGAAAGGATGGAAAGGTTGGTAGGGTGAAGATGCATCGGATTAGCAGCAGGAAACCGAAGTCACGGACTCGCAGGAAACGGAAGTCACGGATATTGGGAGGAtag
- the LOC120107663 gene encoding uncharacterized protein LOC120107663 — MPPRRARVPPRRLIETMGDDPATPRPAERVQEEEIAPTVLDRPEQDQAGGSTSVLELVREVIGLVRQQRDPQPQHPSASSSDQGRSIAEFRKLAPPAFKGTTDPQEAEHWLDEMEKAFRAMGCTEDERVRYATYMLQDRAHHWWESVERTMIQDIGTVTWAGFRTAFYSKYLPSSRVRELEREFLSLSQGSMSVEDYEAEFDRLSRFAPSLVQDPVARMSRFEEGLRPHLRRGLAAVHWTDYDDLVDKAKNMEIIWKETQEAHKGKLKRARDSDSDNERHVRRPVQIRHGAGQRAPPGRTAPEHREISGTCYFCSQIGHKAIDCPRRLPRVGACYRCGQQGHKMAQCPQTQSRTIVCYGCGQPGHRISSCPRAGFVQRPPSARAPQRQIPPDPAQISQPAAPRQQTGGGSRTQGRVYALTQQDAQASNTAVTGTLLVYSTYAYALFDSGATHSFISSTYVHKHDIFCSPLEKELCVSTPAGGKMITSLICKSCPVIVEGRDLKADLIVMDLHEFDLILGMDWLAIYHATIDCFSKRVTFRIPDIEEFYFVGDGGCVSPQIVAALQGIRSLRKGCSVYMAAVMDSEQSEQKIENIPVVREYPDVFPDELPGLPPVREVEFAIDLNPGTAPISRPPYRMAPAELKELKEQLQELLDLGFIRPSVSPWGAPVLFVRKKDGSMRLCIDFQEINKVTIKNRYLLPRIDDLFDQLQGAQVFSKIDLRSGYHQLRIKESDIAKTAFRTRYGHYEYLVMPFGLTNAPAAFMDLMNRTESIVWETEEMSVLAGSGDVLGTCGI, encoded by the exons ATGCCGCCCCGCCGTGCTCGTGTACCACCTCGTCGTCTGATTGAGACGATGGGAGATGATCCGGCGACTCCTCGCCCAGCTGAGCGAGTTCAGGAAGAGGAGATTGCTCCGACAGTTTTAGACCGACCAGAACAGGATCAGGCGGGAGGATCGACCTCAGTATTGGAACTGGTCAGGGAGGTGATTGGGCTGGTCAGACAGCAGAGggacccacagccacagcatccCTCTGCTAGCTCGTCGGATCAGGGGAGGAGCATTGCAGAATTCCGGAAGTTGGCTCCTCCGGCCTTCAAGGGAACCACAGATCCCCAGGAGGCCGAACACTGGCTTGACGAGATGGAGAAGGCCTTCAGAGCCATGGGATGCACCGAGGATGAGAGAGTCAGATATGCTACTTATATGCTCCAGGACCGGGCACACCACTGGTGGGAGTCAGTGGAGCGGACCATGATACAGGATATCGGGACTGTGACTTGGGCTGGATTTCGGACGGCTTTTTATTCCAAATATCTTCCGTCCAGCCGTGTCAGAGAGTTGGAGAGAGAGTTCCTGAGTCTCTCTCAGGGGAGTATGTCAGTTGAGGATTACGAGGCAGAGTTCGATAGACTGTCTCGTTTTGCGCCCTCCCTCGTCCAGGACCCCGTAGCAAGGATGAGTAGATTTGAGGAGGGATTGAGACCCCACCTGCGTCGAGGCTTGGCTGCTGTCCATTGGACCGACTATGATGATCTTGTAGACAAAGCGAAGAATATGGAGATTATCTGGAAAGAGACGCAGGAAGCACATAAAGGGAAGCTGAAGAGGGCCAGAGATTCTGATTCGGATAATGAGCGGCATGTACGCCGACCCGTGCAGATCCGTCACGGAGCAGGACAGCGAGCTCCACCTGGGAGGACTGCACCAGAGCACCGGGAGATATCAGGAACCTGTTATTTTTGCAGTCAGATTGGACACAAGGCCATTGATTGTCCCCGGAGACTGCCCAGGGTTGGAGCATGTTACAGATGTGGCCAACAGGGCCACAAGATGGCTCAGTGTCCTCAGACCCAGTCTAGGACTATTGTCTGTTATGGGTGTGGTCAGCCAGGCCACAGGATTTCTAGTTGTCCCCGGGCCGGATTTGTGCAGAGGCCACCGAGCGCTAGGGCTCCTCAGCGGCAGattccccctgatccagcacagaTTTCTCAGCCAGCCGCTCCCAGACAGCAGACAGGAGGAGGGTCTCGCACCCAGGGACGGGTATATGCACTGACacagcaggatgctcaggcatccaacacgGCAGTGACAGGTACCTTATTAGTATATTCTACTTATGCATATGCACTATTCGACTCAGGGGCCACACACTCTTTTATTTCATCTACATATGTGCATaagcatgatatattttgctcacCCTTGGAGAAGGAATTATGTGTGAGTACCCCAGCTGGGGGTAAGATGATCACCTCACTGATATGCAAGTCATGCCCAGTAATTGTAGAGGGTAGAGACTTGAAAGCTGACCTTATTGTCATGGACTTACATGAATTTGATTTAATTCTGGGTATGGATTGGTTAGCTATATATCACGCTACCATTGACTGCTTCTCGAAGCGGGTGACTTTCCGAATCCCTGACAttgaagagttttattttgtggGTGATGGAGGGTGTGTCTCCCCTCAGATAGTGGCAGCCTTACAGGGTATTCGGTCTCTCAGGaaggggtgctctgtgtatatgGCAGCTGTCATGGATTCTGAGCAGTCGGAACAGAAAATTGAAAACATACCCGTGGTCAGGGAATACCCTGATGTTTTTCCTGATGAGCTTCCTGGTTTACCACCAGTTAGAGAGGTGGAATTTGCCATTGATCTAAACCCTGGTACGGCACCCATATCTAGACCTCCTTACAGAATGGCCCCGGCTGAACTAAAAGAACTGAAGGAACAGTTGCAGGAGCTATTGGATCTGGGTTTCATTCGACCCAGTGTCTCTCCTTGGGGTGCACCAGTGTTatttgtgaggaagaaggacggCAGTATGAGGCTATGCATTGATTTTCAGGAAATTAACAAAGTGACTATCAAGAACAGGTACCTCCTACCCCGGATTGATGACTTGTTTGATCAGCTTCAGGGTGCCCAGGTGTTTTCAAAGATTGATCTGCGATCTGGATATCATCAGTTGAGGATAAAGGAGTCTGATATAGCCAAGACTGCCTTCCGCACCAGATATGGCCATTATGAGTATCTGGTGATGCCTTTCGGGTTGACAAATGCTCCAGCTGCAtttatggatctgatgaacaGG acAGAATCAATTGTATGGGAAACTGAAGAAATGTCAGTTCTGGCTGGATCAGGTGATGTTCTTGGGACATGTGGTATCTAA